DNA from Rosa rugosa chromosome 6, drRosRugo1.1, whole genome shotgun sequence:
ACAATTTAAGCATGATTTCCTAcattctaaaaagtaaaagaTATCACATTTCATCCAActttacctaaaaaaaaaaaaaaattagaatggAACAAGAAACCACAGATTCTTGTGATTTTGAAATGGGATCGGTAGTATTTCAAGCAAGGGAGTAAAAGCTTGCAGACCCAATTTGACAAGTTACTGAAAGTTTACTAGAAATGACGATACAAAAAACTAGAGTAGCAATTAAGCAggtgagagaagagagaacctcgAGCTTTAGCAGCGCGAGTGAGTGAGACGCGCCGGTGAGGCTGATGTAGGTCTGGATCATGTCCTCAGTTGGCCTCGGCATCGCTATTCAGGTTTCGATTTCAATAGAAAGATTGCACCTTTGggttattcttctttctttcttttgtgtgGGTGTGAGATTGCTGGAATCCTATGCTACAAAACAACGGCTTGCGCGCCTTTTTCTTCAGAGGACACGTGTAAAGCAGAGCAATCAGTggtgagcacgtgacatggcgCCGAattgttggaaaaaaaaaagaaacatgacTGATATATGGATAGGAGTGGATTTAGTGCCGGAATGTTCATCCTAATTTTGCTGCAAAATATTCAATTTACGGCTTTGATTTTGGGGAAAGGTCGATTCCTAGTCTTTTCTTTGGTTGAAGGTATGGCATTAGAGTCTCACATTTCATCTCATTGTCTTGATCGACTTTCGGTTTGATTGCATTGTTAttataattatgaattttttttttttgataatggaGCCAGTAGGCgaatatatattcatcaaaagtcagaataggccattacgtacatacccttccgctgtcatttacagacaagaagatagtggtagtacccacaacgGTACATAGAAACATAGACTCACTCATTGTACAATTaatacgtagacatagcgggaatccacctttggtactacgccggaggcgctagagagATCCGGCCCTTCCAACCTAACTCTTTAACCAATAAACCTAgctgcctagagacctcaattggtgtacacctagatccactgagaattaagtcgacAAGACCAGACCAAATTCCAAAACTAGATGCACAAAGGTGCGTAGAATGTCCCTGGAAACGGAACCTTATTGTaattagaaaaactaaaaaacataggATGGGTCTAGGGCAAAAACACCCCAGCCCAAAAGAGAGCAGTCCGAAGAGAATGGGCCCAACTCAAGGCCTAGCAGCCAAAGGATGACCCGAGCCTGCCACTTCCTCCCACCTCCAGCCATCGGCTACGCTGCCCGACCCACGACCGCCTCGACCTCCCCCACGGAACCGCACAGAAACACCGCCCAGACGCCGCCACCACGTTTCGAGCAGATTCCCCATAGCCACGTCTCCCCAGTGATCATCCCAGACCACCAAAGCCCCGCCGCCCCACCAATCTGCCGGAAAAACCGCCATGACCACGCCGTCACAGGTCCAGGAGATTCCCTGCCGAAGATGCCCACCGCCATAGGTCATGGAAGCCGTCGACAAGCACCACCTGCACAATTCGAAAAAACCCAGGCTCCATCATCACCCAGTCCGCACAAAGCCTCGAGCCACACCTGCATAATTATGATTGTTCCGACTGTTGtgatatatattaattttgaaGACAGAAAATACTTTTGATCTTTCGCCTGACAGAGGTTTTGGACagcaaattttgattttggttagTGAGTCGAAAAGTCAATTGTTTAGAGTGCATTCCGACTCTTTAAAGATGGGTTATGATTTGAGGGAGTGTATTTCATGCACCGTCAGTGCATGGGTACTTGCAAtatgaattgatgtaatttttttgatattaaaatatataaaggagTAGATTAGATGAGTGGCTGTTATTTTTTTAAAGATTAAAATAACTGACAGTGCAAGtgcactgtcggtgcatacaaTCCTCTTCCAGTGCATGATTTGACACTATGGGTTTACTTCACATTTTTCCTCTCTCATATCGTGCAATTGCTTGATGGGTAGTTTGTGACTGCAAGTTGCACATATATACAAGACTGACTTGTGAATACCTGCAAGTCCAATGTCTGTAAAATTGTCCGAGGGGACTAATGTAGGGAAAGTAAATGATAGAAAATCTTTGAAACTTTGTGTCCTTTCTATGTACTTGTGAGGAATTTCCTTTAGTAATGATGAAAACCCCAAGATCTAGTTTCCACGAGCCTTTACGTGCGATCATTTGCAAAGTATATTAAATAAAATCAACGTTTTCTAACTCTTAAATGTAAAAATTAAGTACGACGTTTAAGTTTACAGCTCGTTTCATGTTCACGTTTTATATATGATTTCATGCATGTTAAAACGTGTATGTCTAGTTAATGTTGGTTGAATCACTACATTACGCGTTCACTcctagtgtttggctccaattttgcagctggtcaacagtctcttttctgcgcgggcgtgccagcaccgttcaggtgcggtcgtcgggggtgtcccttgacctgacttctttcaagcgattgtagacgaggagacaaccaacctcgtcgtgggattctttatgcctcgtggtgagggcttttgctgagcttcttgaaaatcacaatcgatactcgatgttgtagatcgagcagagcgagaaccactgggaagtagagagaacttgctaaagcgtgactttagcttggctggtttgcgagggcgttacccttgcttggctagttccgtaaccgttgtggtcgtggtactacaatcgtctctcgaggagactaggaccgaagtacgttgacagagggtttggtggcactgaaagtcggcttctgagaagactaggactaggagtgtgatcaccggtaagagaaagagaaggagaggagttgctcttagagaggttgctctagagagaacttagatcatcttagagatgtttgttgaattgtgtttcaTTATTTGGTCGccgcactaccgtcggctcccgaggagactaggaccgaagtacgttgacagagggtttggtggcactaaaagtcggcttctgagaagactaggactaggagtgtgatcaccgataagagaaagagaaggagaggagttgctcttagagaggttgctctagagagaacttagatcatcttagagatgttttgaattgtgttgttgttccttggtcgcggcactaccgtcggctcccgaggagactaggaccgaagtacgttgacagagggtttggtggcactgaaagtcggtttctgagaagactaggactaggagtgtgatcaccgataagagaaagagaaagagaaggagaggagttgctcttagagaggttgctctagagagaacttagatcatcttagagatgttttgaattgtgttgttgttcttttgatacttgttgtagcctctatatataggctaccaagcaacactatttggccttaaaaaactcataatgggttaggttttagcacttaaacattaatggaatgttaggtttaagcacttaaaacactaatggaatgttaggtttaagcacttaaacactaatggaatgttaggtttaaacacttactgctccaattttgctgcagctatatctccaccaagaactcaaaatgggccttcgacctcTTCACATAAAATaatccacaatgagtgtagatcattgtggcaaattttcagagctttcttccatgtggttgggccggaaacgctgctggacctcttacaggtctagttttccagttttgcttctgcagaaaattggactgaatgtttgaaggccttccactcaaaactagctatggaactcttcataagaaatgatccttgagcTGTctacagagtttcagctcatttcgagttcatttgatcagtctgccacccctccttccttgtttatctcggtttctcctagccgaagtaggaaaatgtgctaaagttgaattttcatgcttccatagtaggctttatttagcctctaaatatatatttcgaacttgtcgacaatatatagcttgagccactgactttggctcaatttctccaagacgtgccttgtcaggtaaaaatgctcattttgggtccaaacacctaGATCGAAGAATTGAATGGAGATCGGTGTATATATGCAAAATAGTTTGTGCTAACTAGTCATGGGTGTGGATGGGATCATATGGGTCTTGACTTCCTTCCATTCTCTCTGATTATATTGACTTCAAGCCAGTAGTTTGACATCGACCCCTTGTAATTGTCCATCccttctgaattttttttcagCTCATATTTAATGGAAGGGAAAGAGTAACTATAACTTTACTGTAATGGAATCTCAGGTTCAACATATTACTTTAAAAATCAAATATccataaaaccaaaaaaaaaaaaaaaatcaaatcaaatatcCATGACACAAAGCAAATCCACCAGAATTCGAAGGCCTCTTCTGATTAATTTTTTGATATTTCTGGTGGTAACACATTACGGTGCAGGACTGCAGGGACCAACTCAGTAAAAAATTGTTTCAAATTTAGAAGACAACCAGAAGAGAGCTTTCTTCGATTCTAAGAGGGACTAACTCTACAGCAGGAAGTTGCGGAGTTACATTTTACGAGCTTTCATCAAGTCCGATATGAGTCCACACAGTAGTATGACCTGCGATCCAGTCTGTGAAAAACTTTTCCAGTATTTGGTATGAAACAAACTGATGAGAAACACATTAGTGAGGACATATATAAAGGGGGAGTCATTGTAGAATTTCATGGTATACATAACATCAGGACAATAAAATTCAGTTCCAGTACGTTAGTTAATGAACGAACAAAAGTGATATATCAGACACTAGATGTCCAAAACCAAGCACAATATCTCACTTTTGAGTTTTATCTAAGACTCAAGGCCAAAGGTCTGCAGATAGCaaatatataatttttctaTTGATATAATGGTTTGATTTCATACATTGGCCGCACTAGTTTCTGTATTTCATGAAACTTGCTACTATTCTTACTGATCTATGTTCTTAGTATTACACACAAGTTCATGTACATATCATGATAAGTATATGTACCTACAATGGTAGTAGGGCTTTTGATTCGATTTCAATGGTACATTAAGCAGTGGGGTAAGAGGCTTCCATGGCAATACCACACAGACCTTCCGGTGCAGCAACATCTCTTTGCATTCTTATGTAACCTTCTTCACCCCATTGTGCACCCCATGAGTTCTTTACCAACCAGTACTTTGTCCCATCAGCACTCACACCATAACCAACAGCGGTAACACCATGGTCTAGACCCGTTCCACATGTTCCTGTGAAAACACCACTTGAATAGAACTGGAAGTCAGATCCACTAGCATCAATAGCAACAGAGATAGGTTGATTAGCCACGGCCTTAAGAAGGGCACTTTCGCTGTTTGCAGGCACATCTTCGTGGCCAGTTATTGTGGCTGCATGGCCTGCTTCCTTCTTGGCATTGCATGTACCATCGGCAGCCGTGTAGGGATAATTAGCCTCGGTATTAATACCATGATTTTGAATAACGAACTGAAAGGCATCATCCATAAGGCCACCTGCACAGCCTTGGTCTACACCTTTGACATCACAGTCAACAAGCTCTTGCTCAGACAAAGAGATTAGTTTACCAGTTGTAAGTTGAGTGATTCCTTCCATAGCTCCCACTGCTGAGAATGCCCAACAACTTCCTGTATACATTTCAATTGCAAATTTGTAACAGTTAGAATAGAGTTAATTAGCATCAcgtacaacttttttttttttttttgcaagtgGAAAATAATCTTATGacaagaaaaaaacaaagagagaagaGTGTGTTACATACCACATTGGCCTTGGTCCTTGATGGGAGTTACAGCTCCCTTCTTTCTCCAGTCCATTGTAGCAGGCACAGTAGCATTTTCGTACTTGAAAGTAGTGGTCTTTGTGGAACATTCGTGCGCCTTGAATCGATTTCTTGAGGCAGTGAACTCTTCATTTGTAAGGTCTGCAAATTGGTTCAAACTCAACTTGTAAAGTTTGTTTCCGTCATTGTTGGAAGATTCTATAAATGCCTCATTTTCCTTGAATATCTTGAAGCGATCCTCCTTCTCGTTGATATCACTATACACACGTCCATAACCAGCTATCCATTGCTCATACCTCCCATACGCCAATACATCTTGGAGACTGCGAGAAGTGGCTTCGGAAGACCAAGCCCCCAACATGAGGACCAACGCCAAACAGATGCATTTTCTCTGGTTGGTGAACTCCATTGTAGGCTAGGATTTGAAAGTTGATGAATATGAGGAGGTGTGGTGAAATGGTAAGACTACTCAGACAGATTATATAGAGAAGATAATGGCCTTTGTATAATAACTCCGTGCCCCAAAATACGGTCTGCAATGTCCTTACTCCTTGCCCCAAAAAACGTTCTGATATGAACCTGCTGTAAGATTAATATATAGTTCATATGACTATTGTTCTAATTTAATGCTTGTCTTGCTAAACCCCTATTATCTATGTCGTTATGTGCATATGTAGAGCCGGCTAAGTAACTTATATGAAGACAGCGTAATAACCACGAGAATAAATTGACTTATACTGAGATAGACACAAGTCACAAGAAGTCTATAACTTAGTTAATTAAACATGTATTGTACTCTGATcaatgaccaaaatatcgagtATTGAGGATATATCGATACTctgaaaaatagaaatttcgacggaaatatcGATATCGATAAATTTTTGAAAGAATGGgtggaaattaagagaaaattattgaaattttaagtgaaactttGTGAGCTACTTATTTGTTCCATTATCTATTATATTTGGCAAAAAATGGTGAACAACCTTCATTTCATAGTGAATTATAGTAATTTAGAGTACGTATGCTGCCTCTAGTAAAATATATGGTACCAATTATAATTAGAGACTTAGTAAACTTGTAGAGTTATTCAATCAAATACAAACGAATTAATAATACTAAAACGTGGCAAAAGTATTTAGGAGATCTTGTAAAGCATTAAACTATTTAGAAATGTTAGAGTCAACAaattaaaaatacaa
Protein-coding regions in this window:
- the LOC133716026 gene encoding senescence-specific cysteine protease SAG39-like, yielding MEFTNQRKCICLALVLMLGAWSSEATSRSLQDVLAYGRYEQWIAGYGRVYSDINEKEDRFKIFKENEAFIESSNNDGNKLYKLSLNQFADLTNEEFTASRNRFKAHECSTKTTTFKYENATVPATMDWRKKGAVTPIKDQGQCGSCWAFSAVGAMEGITQLTTGKLISLSEQELVDCDVKGVDQGCAGGLMDDAFQFVIQNHGINTEANYPYTAADGTCNAKKEAGHAATITGHEDVPANSESALLKAVANQPISVAIDASGSDFQFYSSGVFTGTCGTGLDHGVTAVGYGVSADGTKYWLVKNSWGAQWGEEGYIRMQRDVAAPEGLCGIAMEASYPTA